In a single window of the Nodularia spumigena CCY9414 genome:
- a CDS encoding fimbria/pilus outer membrane usher protein: protein MSVNNGWWLLLVSGWSFVVCSEVAAQEQNAILELTVNQVAKEAIFVILRPQDILVSLPDLEKAGLESFAGSRETINNEIYVSLVSLAPQVSYIFDKKALTLSITAQPELLRSNSFNLGQESQKNITYSQNTSVFFNYAFNLPVDIEKFKFNNYTFFGESGLSINKSLLYTSFSRKTDGSWLRGLTNFTLDNPQKMTKWVVGDSFASTGDLGGGMFMAGVSKSRDFGLNPDVIQQPTFSLSGVALTPSKVEVFVNGQRVNQTEVPPGRFQFDNLLLPTGSGYKKVVIRDALGREQVITSPFYFAPGLLKPGLSDYSFNLGLQRFKLDSDNFNYGSLAFLGRYRQGITNSLTLGGRLEVASNLISGGSSLTTTLPFGALGLSLAVSSESGIPGAAAALTYSYSGRNIGFGGSVRLLSDQYANLSLTALDDRAKLENNAFISVSPTRNLSLGLQYASSDFRDKGHSNRLALTSSLRLNSHADLSINLSRSNQPTQPTTNELFIGFNYTLGNARASINRQDTNGKTAINSTVSVQKSPPAGNGLGYRLQVNPNGEKIPANGSIQYRAPFGVYELNLNRSNGKNSGSVNVSGSIIGIGNSVFIAPPVTQSFALIQVPGVRGVRGYSNNQEVGRTDYRGNLIITNLRPYNGNNLKIQDEDIPLNYKIDANEKVITPPFRGGAVVRFPVQLIQSIVGTLSVETSGKTVIPSYGQLNITVNNQIINSPIGKEGDFYLDSVAPGKYAANVDYEGGICNFELTIPQSQEQMVNLGNLKCIIP, encoded by the coding sequence ATGTCTGTAAATAATGGCTGGTGGTTGCTGTTAGTTTCGGGTTGGAGTTTTGTAGTCTGTTCTGAGGTTGCTGCACAAGAACAAAATGCCATTTTGGAACTTACCGTTAATCAGGTGGCTAAAGAAGCAATTTTTGTGATTTTACGCCCCCAGGATATTCTTGTTAGTCTTCCTGATTTAGAAAAAGCCGGGTTAGAAAGTTTCGCTGGTAGTCGAGAAACTATTAATAATGAAATTTATGTTTCTCTGGTTTCCTTAGCTCCCCAGGTCAGCTATATTTTTGATAAAAAAGCCTTAACTTTAAGTATAACAGCCCAACCGGAATTATTAAGGAGTAATTCATTTAATTTAGGTCAGGAGTCACAAAAAAATATTACTTATAGTCAAAACACTAGTGTTTTCTTTAATTATGCTTTTAATTTACCTGTTGACATTGAAAAATTCAAGTTTAACAATTATACATTTTTTGGAGAATCAGGATTAAGCATTAATAAAAGTTTACTTTATACCAGTTTTTCCCGCAAAACTGACGGTTCTTGGTTGCGAGGTTTAACCAACTTCACCTTAGATAATCCCCAAAAAATGACTAAATGGGTAGTTGGTGATTCCTTTGCCAGCACCGGTGATTTAGGGGGAGGAATGTTTATGGCTGGTGTGAGTAAGTCACGGGATTTTGGACTAAATCCTGATGTCATTCAACAACCAACTTTTAGTTTATCTGGTGTAGCCTTAACACCTTCCAAAGTAGAGGTTTTTGTTAATGGACAAAGAGTAAATCAAACAGAAGTACCCCCCGGTCGCTTTCAATTTGATAATTTACTCCTACCTACCGGTAGTGGTTATAAAAAAGTTGTAATTCGTGATGCTTTGGGTCGAGAACAGGTAATCACTTCACCTTTTTATTTTGCTCCAGGGTTGCTAAAACCCGGTTTATCTGACTACAGTTTTAATTTAGGTTTACAGCGATTTAAACTAGATTCTGATAATTTTAATTATGGTTCTTTGGCCTTTCTCGGTCGCTATCGTCAGGGTATCACCAACTCCCTGACCCTGGGCGGGCGCTTGGAGGTTGCTAGTAATTTAATTAGTGGTGGTTCTAGTCTAACCACTACCCTACCCTTTGGGGCTTTAGGACTATCCCTAGCCGTCAGTAGTGAATCAGGAATTCCCGGGGCTGCGGCTGCCCTCACCTATAGCTATTCTGGTCGTAATATCGGTTTTGGTGGTTCGGTGCGGCTGTTGAGTGACCAATATGCTAATTTAAGTTTGACAGCATTAGATGACAGAGCCAAGTTAGAAAATAATGCTTTTATTTCTGTCTCTCCCACCCGTAATTTAAGCTTAGGTTTGCAGTATGCGTCCTCTGACTTCCGTGATAAAGGACACAGTAACCGCCTAGCTCTCACCAGTAGTTTGCGTCTCAATTCCCATGCAGATTTATCTATAAATCTCAGCCGGTCTAACCAACCTACACAACCAACTACAAATGAACTATTTATCGGTTTCAATTATACTTTAGGTAATGCTAGAGCTAGTATTAATCGGCAAGATACCAATGGTAAAACTGCAATTAACTCAACTGTATCTGTGCAGAAATCTCCACCGGCGGGAAATGGCTTGGGCTACCGTCTTCAGGTTAACCCCAACGGGGAAAAAATTCCCGCTAATGGTAGTATTCAGTATCGCGCTCCCTTTGGCGTTTATGAGTTAAACCTCAACCGCAGTAATGGTAAAAATAGTGGTTCTGTTAATGTTTCTGGTAGTATTATCGGGATAGGAAATAGTGTTTTTATTGCTCCTCCCGTTACCCAAAGCTTTGCACTCATACAAGTTCCAGGGGTGAGGGGTGTGCGTGGTTACAGTAATAATCAGGAAGTTGGACGCACTGATTATCGCGGTAATTTAATAATTACTAATCTGCGCCCTTATAATGGGAATAATTTGAAAATCCAAGATGAAGATATTCCTTTAAACTACAAAATTGATGCTAATGAAAAAGTAATTACTCCACCTTTTCGAGGTGGGGCGGTTGTGCGTTTTCCTGTGCAACTAATTCAGAGTATTGTTGGTACTTTGTCGGTAGAAACATCAGGAAAAACTGTAATTCCTTCCTATGGTCAGTTAAATATAACTGTGAATAATCAAATTATTAACTCACCTATTGGTAAGGAAGGAGATTTTTATTTAGACAGTGTTGCTCCGGGAAAATATGCAGCTAATGTGGACTATGAAGGCGGTA
- a CDS encoding Csu type fimbrial protein, translating into MKLRPSLLTVLLLMASSTAPAMAGSANANLNVSASVVPSIVITPAAAPVPIPVENITNPSTPATATVPIAITLPSNTTGKITLGQGQNPSTGSTDTQPVRRMTDGAGNYLLYELYQDESRTIIWGNTDNTALSLTGTGSASNVNLYIKIPAGQNVPAGNYQDTVQLKAAL; encoded by the coding sequence ATGAAATTGCGCCCTTCCCTATTAACTGTTTTGTTACTTATGGCTAGTTCCACTGCTCCCGCAATGGCAGGTAGCGCAAATGCTAATTTGAATGTTTCTGCTTCAGTAGTTCCTAGTATTGTAATTACCCCAGCTGCTGCTCCTGTGCCAATACCAGTTGAGAACATAACTAACCCGTCTACTCCGGCAACGGCAACAGTACCAATCGCTATCACTTTACCGAGTAATACTACTGGGAAAATTACCCTGGGACAAGGACAAAATCCCTCTACTGGCTCCACAGACACTCAGCCCGTGCGCCGCATGACTGATGGTGCGGGAAATTACTTATTGTATGAATTATATCAAGATGAATCTAGGACAATAATTTGGGGGAACACCGATAACACTGCTTTGTCATTGACTGGTACGGGTTCAGCCAGTAATGTCAATCTTTATATTAAGATTCCGGCGGGGCAAAATGTGCCGGCGGGAAATTACCAGGACACGGTGCAACTGAAAGCGGCTTTGTAA
- a CDS encoding fimbrial biogenesis chaperone, with amino-acid sequence MIENESASFQFKVFKWEQNAQGEDKLTPTEDIILFPSLLSVESQEERQIRLGSKVPINTVEKTYRLIVEELPTKTSQPTQNAVQVLTNLSIPIFLQPNQINQSGKMGQLAIKKGNLSFEINNTGNVNLRPQQITVQGVSATGEKIIETAVNSWYILAGNTKSYSVELPPKEKCNGVKKLVVEVKTAKTTLKETLDTPQGACAAAYPP; translated from the coding sequence TTGATAGAGAATGAATCTGCCAGCTTTCAATTCAAAGTATTCAAATGGGAACAAAATGCCCAAGGAGAAGACAAACTCACCCCTACTGAAGATATTATTCTGTTTCCATCTCTACTTTCCGTAGAATCCCAGGAAGAGCGGCAAATTAGACTCGGTTCTAAAGTTCCCATTAATACTGTTGAAAAAACTTACCGACTGATTGTGGAAGAACTACCGACAAAAACCAGTCAACCCACTCAGAATGCAGTCCAAGTCTTAACTAATTTAAGTATTCCTATTTTTCTACAACCGAACCAAATCAACCAGTCAGGAAAAATGGGACAACTAGCAATCAAAAAAGGTAATTTATCTTTTGAGATTAATAATACTGGTAATGTGAATCTTCGTCCACAGCAAATTACAGTCCAAGGAGTAAGTGCCACAGGGGAAAAAATTATTGAAACTGCTGTTAATAGTTGGTATATTTTAGCGGGTAATACTAAATCCTACAGTGTAGAATTACCACCCAAGGAAAAATGTAATGGGGTCAAGAAACTGGTAGTGGAAGTCAAAACTGCAAAAACCACCCTGAAAGAAACCCTAGATACTCCCCAGGGCGCTTGTGCTGCTGCTTACCCCCCTTAG